The Sorangiineae bacterium MSr11954 DNA segment TTTTGCCGATCGCGCTCGGCGCGGGCCTGGCCATGCCGCTTGCAGGAAAGCTATACGACCGAGTCGGCCCTCGTTTCGTGGTGGCCCTCGGGTACGCGCTTCTCGTCTTCAATAGTTGGCAAATGTCGCAGCTGGACGCGGCCACGTCCACGCGCTGGTTGGTCGCGCTATCGGCCGTACGCGGCGTCGCCATCGGGCTCACCGCGCAGAGCACGTTCGCATCGGCGATGTCCGTCGTCGCGCCCGAGGCGGCCCCGCGCGCGACCGCGCTCATCACGTGCACGCGCTACGTCGTGCAAGCCATGGCCGTCCCGCTGCTCGCGACCGTGGCATCGACCCGTCTCTCCCATCCAATCCCGTGGGCGCACGTCCACGCGGCGGCGGGCGACACGGGTGTCCTCGGTCTCTGCGACGCGATGCGCGCCACCACCGCGACCATGGACGCCGCCTGCACGGAGAGCCTGCGCGGATTGTCGCGCGCCTATCGTGCGACATGCGGTTTCGCGATCGTGGGCTTGGCGGTCGCGGTGTTTCTGCCGGGCTGGCCGGGGGAGTGGCCTGTGCTCCAACCGATATCGCGACGCGTCGCTCGCCGTTGACCGGGCGCGTCCCGCGGCATCATCGAGGCGAGCGACGAGCTGCAGATTAAAGGCTGGTGGGCTGGTGGGTACGTGGGCGCTTCTCGTTGCAACGTGGTTGCGCGAGGGTCGAAGTTACCCCTTCCGTCACCGTCGATTCGCCCGAGCCGCCGCGCCGCACCGGGTGGTTTCGCATTGCAGTTTTGGCCATTTCGCGCGCGCCGAAAGAATCGCTTCATCTCCGGCTTCAACCAATGGATCAAAAGAGGAACCGCCGCCGGAAGACGACAGTGGCTCGTCATACCAATCACGATCAATATTGAATGATAGGTCCAGACCCCGGCCTCTTCGGCAAGAAGAATGCAACTCCATAAGAGAGCGCGAGAAGAGGTCCGATCACCAAGAAAGCCCAAGACCGGTACTGAGCTTCATCCCCGAGTGAAACACCTATCGCGCCTAAACAAGTCACGCCAATGTAGAGCAGCGCCATGCACGTGATGTATACAATGTACCCGCGCCATGCTCGCGGCGTAGACTCGACACAGGCACCGGGCGATTGAAAATCCGCGGAACCAGGGTGCAGGTCAACTTATTCACGGTTTACGAGCATCTTTACTTTATGGCTTTTGAAGGCGCCACGTCATTCTATTGTTCGACTGCGAGCGCGACGTAGCTTGCACGTCCATCGTACTGTTTGATGGCTGGAACGGGGGAGGTTCACATGAACATATCAATGATTACTTGCGATAGCAGTCCTCCATGCTCACCGTTTGCGCGGCAGGTACGTCGTTCTTAGCCATCGCGGGAGCTGCGACACATGAACATCGGCATCATCCGGACGGCCGTGCGGGAATCTTCGAGTATATCTTAGAACCTCGAGGCTTTGTCTCTCACCAGCGATTCATCCCTGGAGGACGTGGATATTCGAGCATAGGGCGGACTATGCGGATCCGCTCCAAACGGTCGAGGAGGTTTACACGGATTTCGGGTACCCGCCGCGCATCGCCGCCTTCGTCAGGTACATGCCTTCCGATGATCCCGACCTCGGAAGCCGCGAGTCGAACGAGCGGCGCTTGCACGAGAAGTGGAAACGCTATCTCGAGGAGGCGTCCGGCGAGTACACGCCATCGACGTAACCGCCCATTCATCGGCAGAAGCGCGGCGCGGGGTTGCCCCGCACCGCACAGCGCCGGGCGCCGAGCTGAATATTCGCTCCCCTTCCAAAAGCGGACGCGACAATGTGTCCCGGTCCGCATCATCCTTGCCCAAGGGCCCAGACGGGTTGTGGTCTCGCGCTGCGCGCGCCAAATGGACGGGCGCCAAGGTCAGCGACGGTCGTTGCGATTGTAGGAAACTTGGCGGCCCATCGTCGGGCGCCCGCTCCCCTGAGCTCCCTGGAATTCCGCCAAATCCGCGCCGAACCGGGGGCTCGGCTCCCTTCGGCGGCTCCCAGACGTCATGCTCCGCTCCGTCCAGTAACGGTCGACGACCCTTGCAGGCCGTCCGATCGTCTACACCCGCCCCCGCGCAGGGCGCCTGAGGCCGTGCGCAGAGGGGCGTCCTTCGCTACACTGCGCGCGCCCATGTCCCTCACCCAGCTCCGCGTGCCATCGCGCTCGCCCCGTTCGTCGCGCACGCGCGCGTTTCTTCCGACCACGAGGGAGGAAATGCAGGAGCGGGGCTGGGATGAGCTCGACATTCTCATCGTCAGCGGCGACGCGTACGTCGACCACCCGGCGTTCGGCCCGATTCTGATCGCGCGCTTCCTCGAGGGACGCGGCTACCGGGTGGGGATCGTGTCGCAGCCGAGCTGGAGCTCGCCCGAGGACATCGCCCGCATGGGCCGGCCGCGCCTCTTCGTGGGGATCAGCGCCGGAAATCTCGACTCGATGCTCAACAAGCTGACGGCGCAGAAGAAGGTGCGCTCCGTCGACCAATATTCGCCGGGCGGGCAAGCGGACAAGCGGCCGAATCGCGCCACCATCGTGTATTCGAATTTGTGCCGGCAGGCGTTCCCCGGGCTGCCGATCGTGCTCGGCGGCATCGAAGCGTCGCTCCGGCGCATTGCCCATTACGACTATTGGTCGAATCAGGTGCGGCGCTCCATTTTGCTCGACGCCAAGGCGGATCTTCTCGTCTTCGGGATGGGTGAGCGGCCCGCGTGGGAGATCGCCCGAAGACTGGACGCGGGCGAGCCGATTGCCAACTTGCGCGACGTGCGCGGTACGGCCTATGCGCTCTCCAACCGCCGGGCCTGGGAGCCACTGCTCGAGGACAAAAGCCGGTATGTGAGGGACGGCAAGCTGGTGGTGCTCCCCTCGTACGAGGAGGTTCGCGACGACAAGGAGGCCTTCGCCCGCATGTCGCGCGCGTTCCAATACGAGACCAACCCGCACAATGGCCGGCCGCTCCTGCAGCCGCACGGCGATCAGGCGGTGTATTTCAACTCGCCCGCCGAGCCGCTCTCCGAGAACGAGATGGATGGGCTCTACGATCTGCCTTTCACGCGCCTTCCGCACCCGAGCTACGCCGATCCGGTCCCCGCGTACGAAACGGTGAAGCACTCCATCGTCACCATGCGCGGGTGCTTCGGCGGGTGCACCTTCTGCAGCATCACCGAGCACGAAGGGCGCATCATCCAGAGCCGCTCGGCCGATAGCGTTCTGCGCGAGGTGCGCGCGCTCTCCCGCATGGATGGCTTTCGCGGCACCATCACCGATCTCGGCGGCCCCACCGCCAACATGTACAAAATGACCTGCAAGGACGACGAGACGGAGAGCGCCTGCCGCCGCCTCTCGTGCGTGCACCCGGGGATCTGCGAGAACCTGAAGACCGATCACGAGCCGCTCATCGACTTGATGAAGAAGGTCCGCACGGAGAGCGGAATCAAGAAGGTCTTCATCGCGAGCGGCGTTCGCTACGATCTGGCCGAGCGCAGCCCCGAGTTCGTGCGGCAGCTCGCGCAGCACCACACCGGCGGACAGCTCTCGGTCGCGCCCGAGCACCACGACGACAAGGTGCTCGACAAGATGAAGAAGCCGCCCATCGTGAGCTACGAGCGCTTCGCCGAGACGTTCTGCCGCGCCAGCGAGGAGGCGGGCAAAGAGCAATACCTCGTTCCGTATTTCATCAGCGGGCACCCGGGGTCCACCTTGGCCGACGCCATCGAGCTCGGAATTTATTTGAAAGAGCGCGGCATGCGCCCGCGGCAGGTGCAAGACTTCATCCCGACGCCCATGGCCGTGGCCACGACCATGTTTTGGACCGGGATCGATCCGCTGACGATGTCACCCGTCTATACCGCCACCGATCTGCGCGAAAAGAAGATGATGAAGGCGGTGCTCTTCTATTGGGATCCGACGCATTGGCCGCTGGCCCGTGAAGCCTTGCGGCGCGCGGGGCGCAAGGATCTCATCGGTCACGGACCGCGGGCGCTCGTGCCCCCCGACGACGGCCGCCCGCCCCATGCACCTCGCCCACCGGGTTTCGGCCATGCGCCCTCCCCTGGGCGCAAAGCGCACCCTTCGCAAAAGGCGCATTCATCACACCCCTCGCATAAGCCGTCCCCTTCGTCAAAAACACACGGCAAGGCAGGCCCCCGCTTCGCACGCTAAGCGCGCGCCCGCGCCGTGCTGCAGGCAGCGTGCTCAGCCGCTAATGCGAAGCGTCAGAGAATGGCTCAGTCTGATGAGGTAATCTGCCTCATGCTTGAAGCCCCGTGGCGAGTTGCCACGCAAATCCGGGATTTTCCTTTGCTCGTGGAAGCCTAACCGCACGAATCGTTCGGCACGGGCGCTGCTATGGCAGCCTCACCATGGATCGCTCATCTCCCATCGTCGTTGGCATCGGTGCCTCCGCCGGCGGACTCGAAGCGCTCGAGAGTTTCTTCGACAATCTGCCGAGCAATACCGGGATGGCGTTCGTCGTCGTCCAGCATCTGTCTCCCGACTTCAAGAGCTTGATGGATGAGCTCCTCGCGAGGCACACCGAGCTGCCCATTTGTTTGGTCGAAGATGGCATGGCCATCGAGCCCAATCACGTCTATTTGATCCCGCCAAAGAAGGAAATGATCGTCGCGGAGGGGAAGCTCCTCCTCAGCGAGCGGGATCGCCAGCAGGAGCTCACCCTCCCCATCGACGTCTTCTTTCGCTCCCTGGCGCAAGATTGCGGCAAGCGCGCGGTGGCCATCGTTTTGTCAGGCGGAGGCACGGATGGATCGCGCGGCATTCGCGATGTGCACGAGGCCGGAGGGCTCGTCATCGTGCAGGACGTGGAGAGCGCGCAGTTCGATGGAATGCCCAAGACGGCTCGGGACGCGGGCGTCGCGCATTGGGTGCTGGCGCCGAGCGAGATGCCGCGCGTCTTGATCGAGCACGCCGCGGGTCACACCCCGCTCCTCGCGCCCGTATCGCAAATACCCGCCGGCACGGAGGAGGGGCTCGCGGCCGTCTACGCGCTCCTCGAGAGCCAGTTTCAAATCGACTTCAAACATTACAAACCGAGCACCGTCACCCGCCGCATCGAGCGGCGGCTCCAGCTCGCGCGCGCCGAGCACCTCGACGAATACGTGGAGCGATTGAAGCGCGAGCGCTCCGAGCTCGACGTGCTGTACCGCGATCTCTTAATCGGCGTGACCCGCTTCTTTCGGAACGAAGAGGCGTTCGATCTGCTCGAGCAACGCGTCTTGCCCGAGCTCCTGCAGCGCGGCCCGCGCGACACCCCGCTGCGCGTGTGGGTGGCCGGCTGCGCGACCGGCGAGGAGGCCTATTCGCTCGCCATCGTGCTCCACGAGCTCTCGAATCGGTTCGGAAACCGAGCCGTCAAGATCTTCGCGACCGACGTGCACAACGGCTCGCTCGAGACCGCGGCCCGCGCGCTCTACGACGAAGAGGCGGTCGCGAACGTGCGCGCCGACCGGCTCGAGCGCTATTTTTTGCAGCGCGGCAAGAGCTTTCAAGTCGTGCCCGAGGTCCGGCAGATGATCGTCTTCGCGCAGCACAACGTCATCAAGGACGCGCCCTTCACCCGGGTCGACTTGATAAGTTGCCGCAATCTCCTCATCTATTTGCAGCCGCAGGTGCAGCAAAAGGTGCTCAGCCTCTTTCACTTCGGGCTGAATCGGGGCGGGGTCGTCTTCTTGGGCCCCAGCGAATCGCCCGGGCCCTTGGTGCACGATTTCCAACCCGTCGATCGGTATTGGCGCATTTTTCAAAAATACAGCGATGTACGGATTCCGGTCGAAGCGCGCCTCAAACCCTCGAAGCTCGCCGACCCGCCCCTGTCATCGGGCCCGCACCTCGCGGGGTTCGGGCGAAACTCGTTTTCGAATTTGCTCGGTACCTATGACGCTCTGCTGGACGAGTTCATGCCGCCCAGCTTGCTCGTCAGCGAACGGGGGGAGCTGCTCCATTCGTTCTCCGGGGCGAGTCGATTTCTGAAGATCCACGATGGCAGGCAGGGCCTCGACATCTTCGATCTGGTCGGCTCCGAGCTGAAGATGGTCCTGGTCGGAGGCTTGAAGCGCGCGGTGCACGAAGCCTCGCCCATCGTCTTCAAAGGCGTGCAGCTGGATGGCGGCAAAGAAGGTCCCTTCAAGGTCACCTTGCGGCAGATTCGAAATCGCACGGCCAGCCTCCCCAATGTCCTCATTTCGTTCGAGGCCATGGATGGCCCGCACGAGCCTCGCGTCGCGGATTCGCCCAAGGAGATCGACATGGGCCGAGCTTCCGAGGCGCGGATCGCCGCCATGGAAGCGGAGCTCTCGTACACGAAAGAGAACCTGCAGTCGGCCATCGAGGAGCTCGAGACCAGCAACGAGGAGCTGCAGGCCGCGAACGAGGAGCTCCTCGCGTCCAACGAAGAGCTGCAGAGCACCAACGAGGAGCTCCAGAGCGTCAACGAGGAGCTCTACACGGTCAACGCCGAGTATCAGCGCAAAATCGGGGAGCTGACCGAGCTCACGAACGACATGGATAACCTTCTGTCGAGCACGGACGTAGGCACCATCTTCCTCGACCGCGATTTGAAAGTCCGCAAATTCACCCCGCAGATCGCGGAGAAGTTCCACCTCTTGCCGCAGGACGCCGGGCGCTCGATCGAGACGTTCACGCACGACATCGATCACCCGGGCCTCATCGAGGATTTGAAGCACGTCTTGACCACCGGCGAGCGGGTCGAGCGCGATCTCACCGCCCACCGTGACAATGCTTTCTTCCTTCGCATCCTCCCTTATCGCGCGAAAGGCGCGGTGGACGGGGTGGTGCTCACCCTGATCGACGTGAGCGGGCTCAAAGCGGCGGAGGACGC contains these protein-coding regions:
- a CDS encoding DUF2247 family protein, whose protein sequence is MFEHRADYADPLQTVEEVYTDFGYPPRIAAFVRYMPSDDPDLGSRESNERRLHEKWKRYLEEASGEYTPST
- a CDS encoding YgiQ family radical SAM protein — translated: MSLTQLRVPSRSPRSSRTRAFLPTTREEMQERGWDELDILIVSGDAYVDHPAFGPILIARFLEGRGYRVGIVSQPSWSSPEDIARMGRPRLFVGISAGNLDSMLNKLTAQKKVRSVDQYSPGGQADKRPNRATIVYSNLCRQAFPGLPIVLGGIEASLRRIAHYDYWSNQVRRSILLDAKADLLVFGMGERPAWEIARRLDAGEPIANLRDVRGTAYALSNRRAWEPLLEDKSRYVRDGKLVVLPSYEEVRDDKEAFARMSRAFQYETNPHNGRPLLQPHGDQAVYFNSPAEPLSENEMDGLYDLPFTRLPHPSYADPVPAYETVKHSIVTMRGCFGGCTFCSITEHEGRIIQSRSADSVLREVRALSRMDGFRGTITDLGGPTANMYKMTCKDDETESACRRLSCVHPGICENLKTDHEPLIDLMKKVRTESGIKKVFIASGVRYDLAERSPEFVRQLAQHHTGGQLSVAPEHHDDKVLDKMKKPPIVSYERFAETFCRASEEAGKEQYLVPYFISGHPGSTLADAIELGIYLKERGMRPRQVQDFIPTPMAVATTMFWTGIDPLTMSPVYTATDLREKKMMKAVLFYWDPTHWPLAREALRRAGRKDLIGHGPRALVPPDDGRPPHAPRPPGFGHAPSPGRKAHPSQKAHSSHPSHKPSPSSKTHGKAGPRFAR
- a CDS encoding PAS domain-containing protein — protein: MDRSSPIVVGIGASAGGLEALESFFDNLPSNTGMAFVVVQHLSPDFKSLMDELLARHTELPICLVEDGMAIEPNHVYLIPPKKEMIVAEGKLLLSERDRQQELTLPIDVFFRSLAQDCGKRAVAIVLSGGGTDGSRGIRDVHEAGGLVIVQDVESAQFDGMPKTARDAGVAHWVLAPSEMPRVLIEHAAGHTPLLAPVSQIPAGTEEGLAAVYALLESQFQIDFKHYKPSTVTRRIERRLQLARAEHLDEYVERLKRERSELDVLYRDLLIGVTRFFRNEEAFDLLEQRVLPELLQRGPRDTPLRVWVAGCATGEEAYSLAIVLHELSNRFGNRAVKIFATDVHNGSLETAARALYDEEAVANVRADRLERYFLQRGKSFQVVPEVRQMIVFAQHNVIKDAPFTRVDLISCRNLLIYLQPQVQQKVLSLFHFGLNRGGVVFLGPSESPGPLVHDFQPVDRYWRIFQKYSDVRIPVEARLKPSKLADPPLSSGPHLAGFGRNSFSNLLGTYDALLDEFMPPSLLVSERGELLHSFSGASRFLKIHDGRQGLDIFDLVGSELKMVLVGGLKRAVHEASPIVFKGVQLDGGKEGPFKVTLRQIRNRTASLPNVLISFEAMDGPHEPRVADSPKEIDMGRASEARIAAMEAELSYTKENLQSAIEELETSNEELQAANEELLASNEELQSTNEELQSVNEELYTVNAEYQRKIGELTELTNDMDNLLSSTDVGTIFLDRDLKVRKFTPQIAEKFHLLPQDAGRSIETFTHDIDHPGLIEDLKHVLTTGERVERDLTAHRDNAFFLRILPYRAKGAVDGVVLTLIDVSGLKAAEDALFHERYLLESLLSSVPDAIYFKDSRGRFIRANKALAERLGRTNPREVVGKTLFEVSGPKDALGPPELDESVLRTGTAQHERLEKHPGTNGVDMWNLATRLPLRDRQRSIVGVIGIFRDVTERTHAEEKIQESVRRRDQFLAMLSHELRNPLSSIVITTSLLKQEDVDGEAGERDKLIEILDRQSQQMARLLDDLLDASRVTQNKITLRKRVVDLAAVAKDAADAVRSLMDARGVHFEVKIDPRPMNVDGDPARLQQIQVNLLSNAAKYTPHGGHVTFEVAPGSGAQAQKAIIRVRDDGVGIPCDMLETVFDLFVQSSRTLDRSDGGLGLGLTVVRSLVEMHGGTVTAHSEGEGKGCEFVVTFSLVAAPADKPRRSSFAGRSREDGSRPRVVIIEDNADSREMLSRVLELAGCECKSAEDGPSGIALIDAVGPDVAVVDVGLPGMDGFEIARRLRANPKYARTYLVALTGYGQGTDRAKAFEAGFDEHLVKPVRIDELLGLISRPNNSNNSNKKGSNGKVDGVQRLPVWRPEDQDG